From the Osmerus eperlanus chromosome 21, fOsmEpe2.1, whole genome shotgun sequence genome, one window contains:
- the LOC134007233 gene encoding protein boule-like isoform X1 — protein sequence MESEVATQTSTPSPSPDPESAEPSNTTKSHHAPRFGTIIPNRIFVGGIDFKTNENDLRRFFSQHGAVKEVKIVTDRAGVSKGYGFVTFETQDDAQKVLHEADRFSFRDKRLNIGQAIRKQQVVVHSNSFSVSGPNPAMAVPAQCGTMYLTTPTGYPYTYHNGVAYFHSPDIKPLASHWPSHSRSVSGSPVMLTHPPQPVYQQAAYHHYQAPTQCVPPGHLQWNVPQSPVPSSPVMYMQPSELLYQPIEPSADGGCVQAALPLLEASIPEQFMDPMVQSPYHQMYAQSPGGLAPIIMQQDPGKEQKFHALRGGPAVSLKPRYGRSPHYAYLHKDYRPDIADHAPPPISEPLK from the exons ATGGAGAGCGAAGTAGCC ACACAGACCAGCactccgtctccctcccctgATCCTGAGTCTGCTGAACCCAGCAACACTACCAAGTCTCACCACGCCCCGCGCTTTGGAACCATTATCCCTAATCGAATTTTTGTAGGAGGCATTGACTTCAAG acaaaTGAGAATGACCTGAGGCGGTTCTTCTCCCAGCATGGAGCCGTTAAAGAAGTGAAGATTGTGACTGACCGTGCTGGGGTATCAAAAGG ATACGGATTTGTTACCTTTGAGACGCAGGATGATGCACAGAAAGTCCTTCATGAA GCAGATCGGTTCAGCTTCAGGGACAAGAGGCTCAACATTGGCCAGGCCATCCGAAAGCAGCAAGTGGTGGTGCACT cCAACAGTTTCTCTGTGTCCGGCCCCAACCCTGCCATGGCCGTGCCTGCTCAGTGTGGCACCATGTACCTCACCACCCCCACAGGCTACCCCTACACCTACCACAACGGAGTGGCTTACTTCCACAGCCCCGATATCAAGCCCCTGGCTTCACACTGGCCT TCTCACTCTCGGTCAGTATCGGGCTCTCCTGTGATGCTGACTCACCCGCCTCAACCAGTCTACCAACAAGCAGCCTACCACCATTACCAG GCCCCCACCCAGTGTGTCCCCCCCGGCCACCTGCAGTGGAATGTCCCTCAG tctcCGGTCCCTTCCAGCCCGGTGATGTATATGCAGCCCTCCGAGCTCCTCTATCAGCCCATAGAGCCCTCTGCAGACGGGGGCTGTGTCCAGGCTGCCTTGCCTCTCCTGGAGGCCTCCATCCCagag CAGTTCATGGATCCCATGGTTCAGTCTCCCTACCATCAGATGTATGCCCAGAGCCCTGGGGGACTGGCCCCGATCATCATGCAGCAAGACCCTGGAAAG GAGCAGAAGTTCCACGCCTTGCGGGGGGGGCCCGCGGTCAGCCTGAAGCCGAGGTACGGCCGCAGCCCGCATTACGCCTACCTGCACAAGGACTACCGCCCAGACATTGCAGACCACGCCCCCCCGCCCATCTCTGAGCCTCTCAAGTAG
- the LOC134007233 gene encoding protein boule-like isoform X2 → MESEVATQTSTPSPSPDPESAEPSNTTKSHHAPRFGTIIPNRIFVGGIDFKTNENDLRRFFSQHGAVKEVKIVTDRAGVSKGYGFVTFETQDDAQKVLHEADRFSFRDKRLNIGQAIRKQQVVVHSNSFSVSGPNPAMAVPAQCGTMYLTTPTGYPYTYHNGVAYFHSPDIKPLASHWPSHSRSVSGSPVMLTHPPQPVYQQAAYHHYQAPTQCVPPGHLQWNVPQSPVPSSPVMYMQPSELLYQPIEPSADGGCVQAALPLLEASIPEFMDPMVQSPYHQMYAQSPGGLAPIIMQQDPGKEQKFHALRGGPAVSLKPRYGRSPHYAYLHKDYRPDIADHAPPPISEPLK, encoded by the exons ATGGAGAGCGAAGTAGCC ACACAGACCAGCactccgtctccctcccctgATCCTGAGTCTGCTGAACCCAGCAACACTACCAAGTCTCACCACGCCCCGCGCTTTGGAACCATTATCCCTAATCGAATTTTTGTAGGAGGCATTGACTTCAAG acaaaTGAGAATGACCTGAGGCGGTTCTTCTCCCAGCATGGAGCCGTTAAAGAAGTGAAGATTGTGACTGACCGTGCTGGGGTATCAAAAGG ATACGGATTTGTTACCTTTGAGACGCAGGATGATGCACAGAAAGTCCTTCATGAA GCAGATCGGTTCAGCTTCAGGGACAAGAGGCTCAACATTGGCCAGGCCATCCGAAAGCAGCAAGTGGTGGTGCACT cCAACAGTTTCTCTGTGTCCGGCCCCAACCCTGCCATGGCCGTGCCTGCTCAGTGTGGCACCATGTACCTCACCACCCCCACAGGCTACCCCTACACCTACCACAACGGAGTGGCTTACTTCCACAGCCCCGATATCAAGCCCCTGGCTTCACACTGGCCT TCTCACTCTCGGTCAGTATCGGGCTCTCCTGTGATGCTGACTCACCCGCCTCAACCAGTCTACCAACAAGCAGCCTACCACCATTACCAG GCCCCCACCCAGTGTGTCCCCCCCGGCCACCTGCAGTGGAATGTCCCTCAG tctcCGGTCCCTTCCAGCCCGGTGATGTATATGCAGCCCTCCGAGCTCCTCTATCAGCCCATAGAGCCCTCTGCAGACGGGGGCTGTGTCCAGGCTGCCTTGCCTCTCCTGGAGGCCTCCATCCCagag TTCATGGATCCCATGGTTCAGTCTCCCTACCATCAGATGTATGCCCAGAGCCCTGGGGGACTGGCCCCGATCATCATGCAGCAAGACCCTGGAAAG GAGCAGAAGTTCCACGCCTTGCGGGGGGGGCCCGCGGTCAGCCTGAAGCCGAGGTACGGCCGCAGCCCGCATTACGCCTACCTGCACAAGGACTACCGCCCAGACATTGCAGACCACGCCCCCCCGCCCATCTCTGAGCCTCTCAAGTAG
- the LOC134007236 gene encoding MOB-like protein phocein, whose protein sequence is MTSGSAVRSDIRIPGEMVMAEGTAVLRRNRPGTKTKDFYNWPDESFEEMDSTLAVQQYIQQNIRTDCSNIEKILDPPEGQDEGVWKYEHLRQFCLELNGLAVKLQGECHPDTCTQMTATEQWIFLCAAHKTPKECPAIDYTRHTLDGAACLLNSNKYFPSRVSIKESSVAKLGSVCRRIYRIFSHAYFHHRQIFDKYENETFLCHRFTRFVMKYNLMSKDNLIVPIMEEEVQNEAEGESEA, encoded by the exons ATGACATCAGGAAGCGCTGTGCGTAGTGACATCCGGATTCCAGGCGAGATGGTCATGGCGGAGGGTACAGCTGTTCTGAGGAGGAACCGACCAGGGACTAAGACAAAA GATTTCTACAATTGGCCAGATGAGTCATTCGAGGAGATGGACAGCACTCTGGCTGTACAGCAG TACATTCAACAAAACATCAGGACAGACTGCTCCAACATTGAGAAGATTCTGGACCCCCCCGAGGGTCAGGATGAGGGCGTCTGGAAGTATGAACATCTCAG GCAGTTTTGTCTTGAACTGAATGGACTTGCTGTAAAGTTGCAG GGAGAGTGCCACCCAGATACCTGCACCCAGATGACCGCCACAGAGCAGTGGATCTTTCTCTGTGCTGCCCACAAGACTCCCAAAGAG TGTCCTGCCATCGACTACACCCGACACACACTAGATGGAGCAGCCTGCCTCCTGAACAGCAACAAGTACTTCCCCAGCAG GGTGAGTATCAAAGAATCTTCTGTTGCTAAGCTGGGCTCAGTTTGCAGACGGATTTACAGGATATTCTCCCATGCCTACTTTCACCATCGCCAAATCTTTGACAAGTATGAG AACGAGACGTTTCTGTGCCATCGCTTCACACGGTTTGTGATGAAGTACAACCTGATGTCTAAGGACAACCTCATAGTTCCCATCATGGAAGAGGAGGTCCAGAAcgaggcggagggagagagcgaagcCTGA
- the LOC134007242 gene encoding gamma-crystallin M2-like isoform X1 — MSKITFYEDKNFQGRSYECDTDCPDMHPHFSRCNSIRVDGGCWVLYERSNYTGYQYVLTRGEYPEYQRWMGYNDNIRSCRNFSYTSGGPYRMKIYERPDFQGQMMEFNEDCDSVQDRFRSRDIYSCNVMEGYWTMYEHPSYRGRQYFMRPGEYRKFSDWGATCSTTGSFRRITDF, encoded by the exons ATGAGTAAG ATCACTTTCTATGAGGATAAAAACTTCCAGGGGCGCTCCTATGAGTGCGACACGGACTGCCCCGACATGCACCCCCACTTCAGCCGCTGTAACTCCATCAGGGTGGATGGAGGCTGCTGGGTGCTGTATGAGAGGTCCAACTACACTGGCTACCAGTACGTCCTGACCAGGGGGGAGTACCCAGAGTACCAGCGCTGGATGGGCTACAATGACAACATTCGCTCCTGTCGTAATTTCTCTTAT ACGAGTGGAGGACCTTACCGCATGAAAATCTACGAGCGCCCCGACTTCCAGGGCCAAATGATGGAGTTTAACGAGGACTGCGACTCTGTCCAAGATCGTTTCCGCAGCCGTGACATCTACTCCTGCAACGTGATGGAGGGCTACTGGACCATGTATGAGCACCCCAGCTACAGAGGGCGCCAGTACTTCATGAGGCCTGGGGAGTACAGGAAGTTCAGCGACTGGGGAGCCACCTGCTCCACCACCGGCTCTTTCCGCAGGATCACTGACTTTTAG
- the LOC134007242 gene encoding gamma-crystallin M2-like isoform X2 — protein MHPHFSRCNSIRVDGGCWVLYERSNYTGYQYVLTRGEYPEYQRWMGYNDNIRSCRNFSYTSGGPYRMKIYERPDFQGQMMEFNEDCDSVQDRFRSRDIYSCNVMEGYWTMYEHPSYRGRQYFMRPGEYRKFSDWGATCSTTGSFRRITDF, from the exons ATGCACCCCCACTTCAGCCGCTGTAACTCCATCAGGGTGGATGGAGGCTGCTGGGTGCTGTATGAGAGGTCCAACTACACTGGCTACCAGTACGTCCTGACCAGGGGGGAGTACCCAGAGTACCAGCGCTGGATGGGCTACAATGACAACATTCGCTCCTGTCGTAATTTCTCTTAT ACGAGTGGAGGACCTTACCGCATGAAAATCTACGAGCGCCCCGACTTCCAGGGCCAAATGATGGAGTTTAACGAGGACTGCGACTCTGTCCAAGATCGTTTCCGCAGCCGTGACATCTACTCCTGCAACGTGATGGAGGGCTACTGGACCATGTATGAGCACCCCAGCTACAGAGGGCGCCAGTACTTCATGAGGCCTGGGGAGTACAGGAAGTTCAGCGACTGGGGAGCCACCTGCTCCACCACCGGCTCTTTCCGCAGGATCACTGACTTTTAG
- the LOC134007244 gene encoding gamma-crystallin M2-like encodes MGKIIFYEDRNFGGRHHECMSDCADLHSYFNRCHSIRVDSGMFMVYDRANYMGHQHFLKRGEYSDYQRMMGMTDCIRSCRMIPMHRGSYRMRMYDRSDMAGQMMELNDDCPNVMDRFQMSDCQSCSVMDGHWLMYEQPNYRGRQYYLRPGEYRRYNDWGGMSPRIGSIRRLMDL; translated from the exons ATGGGCAAG ATTATCTTCTATGAGGACAGGAACTTTGGTGGCCGTCACCATGAGTGCATGAGTGACTGTGCCGACCTGCACTCTTACTTCAACCGCTGTCACTCCATCAGGGTAGACAGCGGCATGTTCATGGTCTATGATCGTGCTAACTATATGGGACACCAGCACTTCCTGAAGAGGGGAGAGTACTCTGACTACCAGCGCATGATGGGCATGACTGACTGCATCAGGTCTTGCCGAATGATCCCCATG CATCGCGGCTCCTACAGAATGAGGATGTACGATCGTTCTGATATGGCTGGCCAGATGATGGAGCTGAATGACGACTGCCCCAACGTCATGGATCGTTTCCAGATGTCCGACTGCCAGTCCTGCAGCGTGATGGACGGCCACTGGCTGATGTACGAGCAACCCAACTACAGGGGCAGGCAGTACTACCTGAGGCCTGGAGAGTACAGGAGGTACAACGACTGGGGAGGCATGAGCCCCAGGATCGGCTCCATCCGACGCCTCATGGACCTCTAA